Genomic segment of Veillonella parvula DSM 2008:
TTTCTTCATCTTTAGATACATTAAAAGATATGAAGGTAGATTTTGAAATTGTATTTATGGATGCTACAGATGAGACTTTGATTCGTCGATATAAGGAAAGTCGACGGAGTCATCCATTGGCTCCTAATGGGCTGATTACAACAGGGCTAAAGAAGGAACGCCAAATTCTTAACTCTGTGCGCCATAAAGCAGATTTTATTATTGATACCACTAATATGAAAACAGCTAGCTTGAAAGAGTATTTAAAAACGCGCTTTGCTCAGGTTGATGAAGCTCATGGTATGGCTATTACTGTAGTGAGCTTTGGTTTTAAATATGGTATTCCTCTCGATGCAGATATGGTATGGGATGTTCGTTTTCTACCAAATCCATTTTATATTCCTGAGTTTCGTCATAAAACAGGTCGTGTAAAAGCAGTGAATGAATATATCCATTCCTTTGAAGTAACCGAGGAATTTAAAAAACGTTACTTTGATACCATGGATTTCCTTGTACCAAATTATGAACAAGAAGGGAAATCTCAGTTTATTGTGGCAGTAGGTTGCACAGGTGGTATGCATAGATCTGTAGCTATGGCAGAGACTCTATACTCCCACTTGTTAGAAAAAGGATATCGTGTAACTGTTGAACATAGAGATATGATGAAAAATAATGTAGAAGAAGATTATAATCCTCATGAAATTATAACACTTGATAACTAGATAGGGGGGATTATGTTGCGAAAAGGATGGTTCCGGTGGCTAATTCCGGGTCTAAATATAAAACGTTGGCTTGCCCTATTTAGTTGTGGTGTAGGTCTTTTAATTATTGGTATTTCTTTGATTTTTAACTATCAATGGCTTGCGGTTCTTGAAGATATTGTACTTGCCTTTTCTTATAATATGACGGGCTTTTACAATTATAATGTACTCATTGCTGTAGGGGCTGTAGTATTATCGATTGGCGCTTTATTAATGCTCATCGGTACGAGTAAAGTTATAAAAACGATTATTCGTGCGGTACTACCTAATCCTGACAGTAAGGTATCGGATATTATTTTTCAAAATATCCGACTCGATAAGGGGCCAAAAATTGTAGTCATCGGTGGGGGTACAGGCTTATCAAATTTATTGCGTGGTTTGAAATCACATACATCAAACCTATCTGCGATTGTAACAGTTGCTGATGATGGAGGTTCTTCTGGCCGCTTGCGAGAAGATTTTCAAATGATAGCACCTGGTGATTTAAGAAACTGTTTAGTATCACTAGCTGAACAAGAAGGGGTAATGGAGAACTTATTCCGTTACCGCTTCGAAGGGGAAAATGAGCTTTCTGGACACAGCTTTGGTAATCTCTTTATCACTGCTCTTGCTCAAGTTTACGATGGAGATATTGAAGAAGCTCTTGAAGCGGCTAGTAAATTGTTGCGTGTCCGTGGTCGTGTAATTCCTTCCTCTACAGAGTTCATTAAATTGCGTGCAGAGATGACAGATGGCACTATTGTAGAAGGTGAAAGTAATATACCACACTCGGGTAAACGGATTCGTCATATCTATAGTGATCCAGCATTGCCTAAGCCAGAGGGGGCTGCATTACGTGCCATTGATGAAGCGGATGTGATTATTTTAGGTCCTGGTAGTTTATATACAAGCATTATCCCAAATTTACTAACTGATAAATTGGCCTCTCATGTACGTGCCAGTAAGGCTAATAAAATCTATATTGCTAATGTTATGACACAACCGGGTGAAACCACAGGCTACACATTAAATGACCATGTAGAGGCTTTAATTGCTCATGGCGGAGAAGGAATTATAGATACTGTTCTTGCCAATGATGGGCCGTTGCCAATTCAAATGGTTGAACAATATAGTGCTGTAGGATCTGAACCATTGGTATTAGATACTAAAAAGTTACAAGACAAAGGAATCCGCACTATACGAGCTACCTTAATTAACCCTCAAAAACCAGCTGTTCACGATCCTGAACGGTTAGGTAAAGTTATTATGGATATCATTCATGCTATGCAATCTAACACTGAACCGCATATCTTAGAATATTATCTTCAACGAGATGATCATTAATGAGAAGGGATGTCCATGTCATTTGCAGAAGATGTAAAAAATGAATTATGCCAATATGAAGCCTCTAGTGATGCGGATGTGGCCATGAAAATTGAAGCGTCTTGCTTATTGCGTATGAGCGGATCTATCATTTTGGGGATGAAAGGTGCCGTTGGCATTCGTTTGGCTACGGCTAATAATGCAGTAGCTCGTCGGTTGCTTGGTATTTTGAAAAAGCAATACGAATTACCTACAAATGTATTAGTACGACAAGGTTTAAACCTGCGTAAAAAAAATATGTATACGCTCTCTGTGGAACCTTCTATAGAGGGGAGACAGGCTTTAGAGGATCTCGCTTTATGGCCTGTAACCGAACAAATCCCTCGCAGTTGGCTCAAATCAATGGAAGCGCGCCGTGCCTTTTTAAGGGGAGCTTTTTTAGGAGGAGGCTCTGTTAATAAACCACAAAGTGATTACCATCTTGAGTTTATGACGGGAAACGAGATTTTTGCGAGAGAAATTATCCATGTATTACGGCTTTTTCACATTCATGCAGGATTAACGGAGCGGAAGGAAGAGTATGTAGTATATCTTAAAGAAGGGGATGCAGTAACAAATTGTTTGCAAATCATGGGTGCTCAATCGGCGCTTATGGAATTTGAAAATGTGCGGATTATGAAAACCGTACGGAATCAAATTAATCGTCAAGTCAACTGTGAGACTGCAAATTTACAGAAGGTTGTGGATGCAGCAGTTCGTCAGGTAAAAGCAATCCGTATTATTGATAGAGAAATCGGCATTGAAGAATTACCAGAAAAGTTGCGCGTCGTTGCAAGACTTCGGTGGGAGAATCCTGAAGCGAGTTTAAAAGAACTTGAAGAGTTGATGGAGGGGAAACTATCTAAATCTGGAATTGGCCATCGACTAAAGAAGATTGAAGCATTAGCACTTACGTATGACCCGTTGGGGCTCGAAGAAGTATAGAGGTAATAATATATGTTTTCCTATAAATCAAGATATTGTGTAGCTGCGGCTATGGCTGCCATGGCTGCCCTTACAGGCCATGTAGAAGCTCGTGATATAGATTTACAATCAATTGGATATTTTCAGTTTTCTCCGTTGCCACCATCGTTGGTGTCTCAAACGGATACATTGCTCCTATCGGATAGTCCTGAATATGTAGGACCTGTAGGAGGTACGTTAAGTGCAGGTACAATTAATGGCAATGGTCGTATCTATTTCTATCATGTAAATGAAATGGATTTACCTCACAAGATTGCTATCGTCTTAGAAAACCAAACGGCTTATCCAACTTCAGTACATGTCATGAGACAATTAAAATCTGTAGCTACACCTGATTATTTTGCAGCAGGTCGTGATTTGTCTCGAAAGGATTTGGAGCAACCTCTTAATGAAAGCCCAGATGCAAGACCATTATATTCTCTTAGCATCCCACCACAAGGGCGCCAATTAATCTTTAGTGACTTAGAAAATACACCGGTAAATCGAGATGCATTATTTACGGGTATTGTAGATATTAAAACAGAAGGGCCTATATTTGCGCGTGTCATGATGTTGCCTATGGGGATGGACCCTGTAGATGCATCACATTGGGTGAAAAACCTTCCTATTGATGAAATACAATTACGCGGTACTTATACTGGTGCTAAGCGTAATATGGAGGTTACTACACCATTCGATACCTCTTTAGGTGGTGCCTTTGTAGAAATTGGTAATGACCGAGAAGATACGTTTATTAATGGTGTAGACGAAATGCAAAATAAAGCATTTGTTCGAGATCGTGGTAACTATGGGGTATCGTATACGTTAAAAATTCCTACAAAGGGGAATGAACCGTTTAGACTGTATTTTAACCCTCTTGGGGGACCTTATTCTGGTTCCTTTATGGTAAAAGCATTGCATCAACAAGGTGCTAGACGGGGACAGACTGATACACGAACTTATCACATTGGTGGTGAAGATGGTATTTCCGCATTAGGGGAAGGTACTATATTAGATAGTCGTCTATTAGGGAATTATAATGCGGGCGATTTATTAACATTAAACTTTATGCCAGCTGGTGCATCGAATTTGCCAATTCGTTTCTTGTTGATTCCTGAATCTCTTGCAAATCCACAAAAACATCAAACTATTGCTGTTAATGTACCAAAAGATGTTAAAGATATTTTAGGGAACCCAACTCAAGGGGGAACACAAATACCTGTAGGACCTGTAGGTGGTAAAGATGGAGATAAAGGGTCCGTAGATACTAAAAAATCTACTGTTGAAAGTCCAGCTAAACGGGCAGAAACAATTGCTCATGAAGAAACTAAAAAGTTAAGCGATAAAGCTGCAGCAGATGTAAAAAAAGAAGCACAACTTAAAAAGGCAAAAGATGAGAAAGAAGCATTAGCTCGTAAAAAAGCTGAAGAGGCTCGACTAGCTGCAGAAAAAGCCGAAATGTTGCGAAAGGCTGCAGAGGCCAAGCATGCTGAAATTGAGCGCAAGATGGCTGAAAAAGCCGAAGCAGAGCGTAAAGCAGAGGAAGCTCGCAAGGCGGAAGCGGCTCGTAAAGCTGAAATGGCACGTATCGAGGCAGCGAGAAAAGCGGAAGCAGATCGGCTAGAGGCGGCTCGTAAAGCAGAAGAAGCTCGACTAGCAGCGGAAGCAAAACGTCTTGAAGAAGAACGTAGAATTGAAGCTGCTCGTATTGAGGCCGCACGCAAAGCGGAGGAAGAAAGAAAAGCGGCCGAAGCTAAGGCGCGCTTTGAAGCGCAACGAGCAGCAGAAAAAGCTGCTTTAGAGGCCAAAAAGGCCGAAGAGGAACGCTTGGCTGCTGAGGCTAGAGTTCGTTTAGAAGCACAACGTAAAGCTGAGCAGGAAGCATTGGAAGCAAGACGTGCCGAAGAAGCTCGTAAAGCAGCAGAAGCGAAAGCTGCTTTAGAAGCACAACGTGCTGCTGAGCAAGCCGCTCTTGAAGCGAAGCGCCAAGAAGACGCTCGTAGAGCGGCAGAGGCTAAGGCTGCTTTGGAAGCACAACAAATGGAAGCAGCAAGAAAAGCAGAAGAGGCTCGTCGTGCGGAGGAAGCGCGTAGAGCAGAAGAAGCTCGAATTGAAGCGGAACGTAAAGCTGAGGCCGCTCGCGTAGCAGCAGAAGCAAAACGAGCAGAGGAAGCACGCAAAGCTGAAGCTGCGAGAATTGAAGCGGCGCGTAAAGCTGAACAAGCTCGTTTAGAAGCAGAAGCACGTAGAGCAGAAGAAGCTCGGAAAGCAGAAGCAGCTAGACTTGAGGCACAACGTAGAGCTGAACAGGAACGACTCGAAGCAGCGCGCCGTGCCGAAGAAGCTCGCATTGCTGCAGAGGCTAAACGTGCCGAAGAAGTGCGTAGAGCCGAAGAAGCTCGTCGCATAGAAGAAGCAAGACGTGCCGAAGAGGCTCGTAAAGAAGAGGCGGCTCGCATAGCGGCGGAAGCTCGTAAGGCAGAGCAAGAGCGACTTGCTGCAGAACGAGCTGAAGCAGAACGTCAAGCAGCCGAGGCACGACGCCTTGCTGAGGAACGATATAAAGCGCAACTAGAGGCAGAACGTAAAGCTGAAGCTGCCCGTCAACAAGCGTTGGCTCAAGCTGAAATAGAGCGTAAAGCAAAAGAGCGTGCTGAAGCGATTCAACGTGTTCGAGATCAACAAGAAAGCGCTCGTCGTCGTGCAGAACTTGCCCGTCAACAACTTGAAGCCGAACGTAAGGCTGCTCAAGCATCTAAGAGGACTCCTTCCTTCAGTGAACTTGATGATATTCATGGGGATACATCAAATGTAACTATTCCAAATGCTGTATCCATTGATGAGTTAACAAAACCTAGACCGACTGCATCTCAAAATACACGTCGTCGTGAGCAACGTCAACCTCAATTGTCGCCAAATCAGCAATATGTGCAGATAAATCCTGTAGCGAATGAGCCGCAACAAGATCAAATGCCATATACTCCACAAAATGAACAGCAAAATGATGAAGAAAACCCACCAAGATTATATCCATTAGGTTAAGACCCTTAATTTCTAAAAAAGAAATTTTAGATTAAAGTTTAAGATATAGAAGTGGATTAATAGCTGTTTAAATATAGAGAGGACAAGCAATTTTATATGCTTGTCCTCTTTTTAAAATCCATATGAATTTTGTGTTTTACATTGACTTTCAAAGGTGGATTCAGTACAATAAATAAAGAAAATGCATATATGGTACGAGAGACCATTGCATAATACAATACCTTTTAATTTAGTCCAGAGAGGCTGAGAAAGGAATATAGTTGAAGTGCCCATAGGGGCTTCTTTGTGCAAACTATTTGACCTTTTGCCCTGGGCAAAAGGTCTTTTTTGTTACGTGAGTTAGGAGGAAATCATGGGACAAGTTAGCCTAAAAGGCAAAGATTTATTGGGTTTGCAAAATGTGTCACCTGAAGAAATCAAATTGATTTTAGATGTGGCAAAGAAAATGAAGAAAATCGTTCTTTCTGATGACAAGAAGGTTCCACTATTAAAGGGAAAATCCATTATCAACCTTTTTATGG
This window contains:
- the rapZ gene encoding RNase adapter RapZ; translated protein: MEAFRLLIVTGMSGAGKTQVLQALEDMGYLCIDNIPPVLIPKLSEICRQGGERTNRVALVVDIRGGEFFEALSSSLDTLKDMKVDFEIVFMDATDETLIRRYKESRRSHPLAPNGLITTGLKKERQILNSVRHKADFIIDTTNMKTASLKEYLKTRFAQVDEAHGMAITVVSFGFKYGIPLDADMVWDVRFLPNPFYIPEFRHKTGRVKAVNEYIHSFEVTEEFKKRYFDTMDFLVPNYEQEGKSQFIVAVGCTGGMHRSVAMAETLYSHLLEKGYRVTVEHRDMMKNNVEEDYNPHEIITLDN
- a CDS encoding gluconeogenesis factor YvcK family protein; its protein translation is MLRKGWFRWLIPGLNIKRWLALFSCGVGLLIIGISLIFNYQWLAVLEDIVLAFSYNMTGFYNYNVLIAVGAVVLSIGALLMLIGTSKVIKTIIRAVLPNPDSKVSDIIFQNIRLDKGPKIVVIGGGTGLSNLLRGLKSHTSNLSAIVTVADDGGSSGRLREDFQMIAPGDLRNCLVSLAEQEGVMENLFRYRFEGENELSGHSFGNLFITALAQVYDGDIEEALEAASKLLRVRGRVIPSSTEFIKLRAEMTDGTIVEGESNIPHSGKRIRHIYSDPALPKPEGAALRAIDEADVIILGPGSLYTSIIPNLLTDKLASHVRASKANKIYIANVMTQPGETTGYTLNDHVEALIAHGGEGIIDTVLANDGPLPIQMVEQYSAVGSEPLVLDTKKLQDKGIRTIRATLINPQKPAVHDPERLGKVIMDIIHAMQSNTEPHILEYYLQRDDH
- the whiA gene encoding DNA-binding protein WhiA; amino-acid sequence: MSFAEDVKNELCQYEASSDADVAMKIEASCLLRMSGSIILGMKGAVGIRLATANNAVARRLLGILKKQYELPTNVLVRQGLNLRKKNMYTLSVEPSIEGRQALEDLALWPVTEQIPRSWLKSMEARRAFLRGAFLGGGSVNKPQSDYHLEFMTGNEIFAREIIHVLRLFHIHAGLTERKEEYVVYLKEGDAVTNCLQIMGAQSALMEFENVRIMKTVRNQINRQVNCETANLQKVVDAAVRQVKAIRIIDREIGIEELPEKLRVVARLRWENPEASLKELEELMEGKLSKSGIGHRLKKIEALALTYDPLGLEEV
- a CDS encoding ATPase produces the protein MFSYKSRYCVAAAMAAMAALTGHVEARDIDLQSIGYFQFSPLPPSLVSQTDTLLLSDSPEYVGPVGGTLSAGTINGNGRIYFYHVNEMDLPHKIAIVLENQTAYPTSVHVMRQLKSVATPDYFAAGRDLSRKDLEQPLNESPDARPLYSLSIPPQGRQLIFSDLENTPVNRDALFTGIVDIKTEGPIFARVMMLPMGMDPVDASHWVKNLPIDEIQLRGTYTGAKRNMEVTTPFDTSLGGAFVEIGNDREDTFINGVDEMQNKAFVRDRGNYGVSYTLKIPTKGNEPFRLYFNPLGGPYSGSFMVKALHQQGARRGQTDTRTYHIGGEDGISALGEGTILDSRLLGNYNAGDLLTLNFMPAGASNLPIRFLLIPESLANPQKHQTIAVNVPKDVKDILGNPTQGGTQIPVGPVGGKDGDKGSVDTKKSTVESPAKRAETIAHEETKKLSDKAAADVKKEAQLKKAKDEKEALARKKAEEARLAAEKAEMLRKAAEAKHAEIERKMAEKAEAERKAEEARKAEAARKAEMARIEAARKAEADRLEAARKAEEARLAAEAKRLEEERRIEAARIEAARKAEEERKAAEAKARFEAQRAAEKAALEAKKAEEERLAAEARVRLEAQRKAEQEALEARRAEEARKAAEAKAALEAQRAAEQAALEAKRQEDARRAAEAKAALEAQQMEAARKAEEARRAEEARRAEEARIEAERKAEAARVAAEAKRAEEARKAEAARIEAARKAEQARLEAEARRAEEARKAEAARLEAQRRAEQERLEAARRAEEARIAAEAKRAEEVRRAEEARRIEEARRAEEARKEEAARIAAEARKAEQERLAAERAEAERQAAEARRLAEERYKAQLEAERKAEAARQQALAQAEIERKAKERAEAIQRVRDQQESARRRAELARQQLEAERKAAQASKRTPSFSELDDIHGDTSNVTIPNAVSIDELTKPRPTASQNTRRREQRQPQLSPNQQYVQINPVANEPQQDQMPYTPQNEQQNDEENPPRLYPLG